The genomic stretch GGATCCAAACCTTATGGGTTTGGTCCTAACAAACTACATTGAGGTACAAAGAAATAAGCAAGAGGAAGAGCAATGCATAACCTACCTTTGAGGCGGAGATTGCCCTGGTGGCTGTTGCATTGAAGAAGATGAAACCAGAGAGAAATCCAGAGAAAACTTCAAAGAGGTAAGCACTTTGATTCCTAATCCACTACaaccttcttcttcttctctaCCACGTAGCCTGTAGGAATTGACGTAATTGTGGTTGCTTATGAATTGGAGAGAATAGAGTCGAGAGATGAATCGTTGCAGATAGTTATAGAGAGAGAAAAATCAGAGAGATTGAGAATGAAATTGAGAGATGAATTTTGTGGAATTTGATTGTTTTTTATGATTGAAGGGATGAATAAATTTATAGAGTGTGAATTCTAACTAATTCGAAAAAAATTGGATTAGTTTTGTGAATCAAGTTAGGGCAGGGTTAAGTTTCAATGAATTGAAGAGAAAAATCTATTAGGAGTTAATAACTCTGTTAATTGTTGTTAGAGACTGTTATTAGGTGAATTCAGTTAGTGAATTAGTAAAGAATGTTAGAATTGGATGGAATTGAAGTTAAAGTGTTTGAATTTGAATTATGACTATGAGAATAGTTAGTTGTTATGTATTATAATTGTAAATCCAATGATAAGAGGTCGAAATATAGATCCTAATATACATCCTTTAAAACAACTAAAGATAGTAATTCACAAGTAATAAGTCATAGGTGGTAGATAGGCCAATTAATGAATCAATTTAGCTAATCATAAAAAAACTTACGTGTCATTGATTTTATTAATCTCGCTAATTAACTAATGAGTCATTGATTTTATCATCAACGAATAAAAAACTTACGTGTCATACAAAACAACTAACCGTGTTTTGAATTTTAAGTTGTCTTAGAAAAGTTTACGATACAAACCTTCAACCCAAGTTTTCGTTTCTTATATAAACAACCATACTTGCATTGTTTCCATAATCCACATAAAAGCGATTAATCTCAATAAGCACTTCTACAATTTCAAACATGAGATATCTCCTATTTTCTCTCTTCTTGCCTTTAGTTTCTTCATTGATAATTAACACTTCACCACAAATAGGTCCTTTGAATAGAAAAGATTTTCCCAATGGCTTCATATTTGGCACATCATCTTCTGCATATCAGTATGAAGGTGCAGCAACGGAAGGTGGAAGAGGAACAAGTATATGGGATACTTTCACTCATCAATATCCAGGTTCTTAATTAATCTTAATTACTTTTTTCCTTCAAAATTTGCAGTGCATTTCTTATAATTCAACCTTATTATTACGATATAATGCAGAAAAAATCATGGATGGAAACAACGGAGACGTTGCGGTTGATTCGTATCATCGTTTTAAAGAAGATGCTGAAATGATGAAGGATATGAACTTGGATGCTTATAGGTTTTCTATTTCTTGGTCTAGAATACTCCCAAGTAAGTCGAATTGTACCAATCAATCAACTTCTTAATTATACTTAATTAGACTTAATTAAATGTTTCTCTTTATTAAGTATATTTCATTGATTTAAATAGAAGGAAAACTAAGCGGAGGAATTAATCAAGATGGAATCGATTATTATAACAACCTCATCGATGAATTGTTGGCAAACGGTAAGAATACAAACTTTATTTCTTTTAGAATAAAGTTGAATAGATTGTTAATTCAGTTGAATATAGATTGTTAATTCAATTCATGTTACACAATATGTTTAATTCATATGGTTGAATTAACCATAATTTTGATGATAAATTAAAGTAAAGAACTGCTATTACGCATATTCTAATATAAAGATCTTATATTAGGTTTACAACCGTTTGTGACACTTTTTCATTGGGATCTTCCTCAATCTCTAGAAGATGAATACGGAGGCTTCTTAAGCCCTCTCATCATGTAAGTGCAATACATAAAATTTTCACTTAACAATTAATCTAAATTTCTCATTCATCTTTAAACACTTTCGCTACAGAAAAGACTTCCAAGATTACGCCGAACTTTGCTTCAAAACATTTGGAGATCGAATAAAACATTGGATAACATTGAACGAACCATGGAGTTACAGTCGATATGGTTACGCGGACGGCAAAATGGCACCGGGTCGATGTTCTTCATGGTTGAGTCCAAATTGCACCGGTGGCGATTCCGGAACCGAACCTTATTTAACTGCACATTATCAGCTTCTAGCTCATGCAGCAGCTGTTAATGTGTacaaaacaaaatacaaaaaTTCTCAGAATGGTTTGATTGGTATCACTTTGTTCATTACCTGGTTTGTGCCACTCTCAGATAACAAACTTAATCAAAAAGCTGCTGAAAGAGCTACAGATTTTATGTTTGGATGGTAAAGAATCTAATGATAAAGACTTCATTACAAaacatatatataaatatattttccaaattaatAACAATGAGTTATATAtgaaaatttattttatttctttgtttgaaaTTACAGGTTTATGGACCCCTTAACAAATGGAGATTATCCAAAAACCATGAGAGGTTTAGTCAAATCAAGATTACCAAAGTTTACTAAAGAACAATCTAGGCTTGTCAATGGCTCATTTGATTTTATTGGCATAAATTATTACTCTTCTGGTTATGCTTCTGATGCACCTCAATTAAGCAATGCTGATGCTAGCTACCTAACAGATTCTCTTTCTCAAATTTCATGTGAGATATGAACTAATCatatttttatttcaattaactatatttttatatataatataGTTAGATAATAACATGTATGttatttattaatttaaataatgacatatcttttatttgtttgaatGCATGCAGTCTCACGTAATGGAAAATCTATTGGTGTAAATGTAAGTGTTTGAAACTAAAAAACTCCAAAAATTTACATGTTTTATATGATTTTCTTTATGAGTAATTGTTAAAGTTgattttgtttatttaatttcaGATTGCTTCAGATTGGTTGTATGTTTATCCAAAAGGACTTCGAGATTTTCTGATATACACTAAACAAAAATACAACAACCCTTTAATTTATATAACTGAAAATGGTACgaaaaatatatattattatatataattaaattcctacatgaaattttattttatttttatttattgaAAATATGGATAATAATTTAACTTTTTCATAATATTTGTAGGTATAAATGAGTACGACGATCCATCGTTATCACTTGAAGAATCTCTTCTCGATATTTATAGAATTGATTATCATTATCGTCATCTCTTTTATCTTAGAGAATCGATTAAGTAagtatttttttatttataaatttaaaTCAATAGTTTCAATTTCTTATATGAAATCTAATTACattattttctttcttttaatATGTAAATACAGGGCCGGTGTAAATGTAAAGGGATATTTTGCATGGTCTTTCTTGGACAATTTTGAATGGCATGAGGGTTATACCATGAGATTTGGAATGATATTTGTGGATTATAAAAATGATTTAAAAAGATATCAAAAGCTTTCAGCATCTTGGTTCAAGAATTTTCTCACAACAGATACCAAACTTTACATAGATTCCATTTAATAGTGCTACAAATTTCTTTATAAACATTATAGATTTAGTTCATTGTTTGAATAATACAAGTATACATTTGTAATTATATGTAATACATATTAATCATTGATTCTATGTTAATACTGTAATTACATTTTTTATTTTCCAAACAATAGATGGAAATAGTTAACTATATTTTATTGTCACTGTTGGATATAAAATCAACTCATTTTCTTGGCAAAAAAGTGTATGTTAAGTTATTTCACACAAATTAAAAAGTTGGATAATAATTTTATTAAAAGGATGAATATTATTTTTGTCTAGTGACATAGAATCTTTTTTTAAATGAGAGAAACCATCATCAAATCAAAGTTTGATTGAACGATCACAAAAGTAAAAGAAACTACCAAACTCAAGTTAGAAAGGACGACACAACTCTCCATGCTTTAATTGCGAATGAAGATTCTGTTTGATAAAAATTACGGTCGATTAATAAACTACCTTATAATTTATGATTGGTGACAGATAACTGATGGTTTATAGCTTATAATTTATGTTAAGTTATTTCACacaaattaaaaagaaattatTAGTAAAGAAAATTGaataataattttattaaaaggatgaatattatttttgtttactcgcatcgatttttttttaaatgagaAAAACCATTACAAAATTCAAGGTTGATTGAAGTCACAAAAAGTAAAAGAAACCACCAAACTCCTCAAGCTATAAAGGACGACACAACTCTCCCTACTTTAACTGATAACTGATAGCTTATATTTTATAGTTGATGATTGATAGTTGATAAGTTAATTAAAGTGTTTGGTAAAATTAACAATTCAATTAACCTATAAATGTAAAATGACATAAAAGACATTTAatacatatttattttattttaaatttaaataaattataaagGATAAAAGAGGGTTTTTGTAAAATAATAAGgataaaaatgaaagaaaatacTTTTTAAAATAACGTCTGAAAAAAAATAATAAGCTAGTAAAATAAGCTATTAACTCATGATGAAAAGACCGTCACTAAACAAGTCTAAATTGTCATATAAACTTATAAGCTATAAGTTATAAACATTAAACTCGCAAATGTGACTTACCAAACGGAGTCAAAGAGCATCCCTCCTTTCGAAATCCTCAATCTAACATGTCTTAGATTCTTAATTATTGAAACCTCAGaaccaaaaaagaaaaagatattAGAAGAAGTTCAGTTGAACATGATCAGAGAGGTACTCATAAAGGTTTGAACTCACCTGAGAAGGCTATCAAAAATTACCTGTTAAACCTTCAGGGCAAGCTCCCCAGCTACACCAAAATAACTTTGGCTAAGCCATCGATGTAGCTTTTGATATGTGTTTTCTGAAAGTCGTTTTTGAGACTGATAGCAAAACGACGGAAATGATGATGAATGAAGAAAACTCTCAGAGAACCATTGTTGGAATGATATGCAATAATGCTCGTAAAAAGACTGGAAATGTGAGAGAAACTAGAGTTTGTTTTGCAACAATGTTGATGCACAGggtgataaagatgaacaatAAAAATAACAGAGAGAAAAGAGAGtaataacaaacttccactactctAAAACAATTATAAATGGTTGCACACACACACTACTACACAGACTGCAAAAGGATGATACTATTTATTCACAccactcacttgcttaaatacaagtgAGACTTAATGAAAATACTAAAGTATCCTTTAACAAACTTTACCTACAAGTTTCTGAAAATGAATTAGTTATAacatcatcccttaattcatattcaactTAACCAAAGCTAACAACACTAATTTCATTCCTCAAGTGGAGAAATCAATCAGTATTGATCACCTTCGTCAGAACATCTGTCAGCTGCTTCTGGGTACTACATTGCATAACTTCTAACACTCCATTATGAACATGATTTCTCATAAAGTGATACTTAGTCTTAATATGCTTGCTTATCCCATGCAACAATGGGTTCTTGGCAAGATTGATTAAGgacttgttatcaatcatcaactATAGAGGCTTGTTTActttgatcttcagatcctgTAGTAAATTCAGAAGCCACACAACTTGATATGTAGTCACATCACCTGCAATATATTCTGCTTCACATGGTGACAAAGCAAcatctggttgcttcttggaacgCCAAGAAATAGGACTTTCCATAAACTTAAAGAAGTACACATAAGTACTTCTTTTGTCAACTatgtctccacaccaatcagaatctgagtAACTCAGAAGTACCGAGTCAGTTTCAACATcagaagggaacaaaactccatacttcagagttctCTTTATATACCTCAGAATTTTGACAACAGCTTGATAATGAGACCACTTCGATttactcataaacctactcaTTATTCCAACTTCATAGAAAATATCAGGCCTGTTATTACATAAATATCTTAGAGAACCTACCAACTGCTTGGACGTTGTCgc from Lathyrus oleraceus cultivar Zhongwan6 chromosome 7, CAAS_Psat_ZW6_1.0, whole genome shotgun sequence encodes the following:
- the LOC127100907 gene encoding cyanogenic beta-glucosidase, with the translated sequence MRYLLFSLFLPLVSSLIINTSPQIGPLNRKDFPNGFIFGTSSSAYQYEGAATEGGRGTSIWDTFTHQYPEKIMDGNNGDVAVDSYHRFKEDAEMMKDMNLDAYRFSISWSRILPKGKLSGGINQDGIDYYNNLIDELLANGLQPFVTLFHWDLPQSLEDEYGGFLSPLIIKDFQDYAELCFKTFGDRIKHWITLNEPWSYSRYGYADGKMAPGRCSSWLSPNCTGGDSGTEPYLTAHYQLLAHAAAVNVYKTKYKNSQNGLIGITLFITWFVPLSDNKLNQKAAERATDFMFGWFMDPLTNGDYPKTMRGLVKSRLPKFTKEQSRLVNGSFDFIGINYYSSGYASDAPQLSNADASYLTDSLSQISFSRNGKSIGVNIASDWLYVYPKGLRDFLIYTKQKYNNPLIYITENGINEYDDPSLSLEESLLDIYRIDYHYRHLFYLRESIKAGVNVKGYFAWSFLDNFEWHEGYTMRFGMIFVDYKNDLKRYQKLSASWFKNFLTTDTKLYIDSI
- the LOC127104428 gene encoding secreted RxLR effector protein 161-like — encoded protein: MVYFLGMKIMYSEKYIILHQLKYELKLLKRFELLNCKVVVTPANTNQKLDSDYDGDDGDATTSKQLVGSLRYLCNNRPDIFYEVGIMSRFMSKSKWSHYQAVVKILRYIKRTLKYGVLFPSDVETDSVLLSYSDSDWCGDIVDKRSTYVYFFKFMESPISWRSKKQPDVALSPCEAEYIAGDVTTYQVVWLLNLLQDLKIKVNKPL